In a genomic window of Muntiacus reevesi chromosome 1, mMunRee1.1, whole genome shotgun sequence:
- the NHLH1 gene encoding helix-loop-helix protein 1, translating to MMLNSDTMELDLPLTHSEAESGFSDCGGGAGPNGAGPGGPRGGPARGLEPAEPGRKDLQHLSREERRRRRRATAKYRTAHATRERIRVEAFNLAFAELRKLLPTLPPDKKLSKIEILRLAICYISYLNHVLDV from the coding sequence ATGATGCTCAACTCAGACACCATGGAGCTGGACCTGCCCCTCACCCACTCGGAGGCCGAGTCCGGCTTCAGCGactgtgggggcggggcgggccccAACGGGGCGGGGCCCGGGGGGCCGCGAGGGGGCCCGGCCCGGGGCCTGGAGCCCGCAGAGCCGGGCCGGAAAGACCTGCAGCACCTGAGCCGCGAGGAGCGCCGGCGCCGGCGGCGCGCCACGGCCAAGTACCGCACGGCCCACGCCACGCGGGAACGGATCCGCGTGGAAGCCTTCAACCTGGCCTTCGCCGAGCTGCGCAAGCTGCTGCCCACGCTGCCCCCGGACAAGAAGCTGTCCAAGATTGAGATCCTGCGCCTGGCCATCTGCTACATCTCCTACCTGAACCACGTGCTGGACGTGTGA